GATTGGGAATGCGTGGCGCGTTTGCGCGCGCGCGGGTTTGAATTCGGGGCGCATGGCTTGCGCCACGATGGTCGCCTGTTTCGCAGCGCCGAGGATTTTCAGGCGCTCAAGCCACAAGTTGAACGCTTGGCCCGCGCCCACGACCTGCGCGGCTTTCGCGCCCCCTCTACGCTGCGAAAAGCGGAGTGGATTGCCAGCCTGGATTTCGACTTCGATTCCAGCTTCGCCGACAGCGATCCTTACGAACCGCAGCCGGGCGGGACCTGCAGCCTGTTTCCCTTTTTTTTGGCCGATTTGGTCGAGCTGCCCTATACCCTGGCCCAGGATCATACCCTGATACACCTGCTCCATCGCAGCCCCTTGCCGTTATGGATCGCCAAAGCGGACTGGATAGCCTCGCTCTCGGGGATGATCCTGACGCTGACCCATCCCGATTACTGCGCCGCTCCACCCTACTTCGAGGCCTACGAAAAACTGCTGCGCCATCTGGCCGGCTTCAAACAAGCCTGGCGCGCTTTACCCTCGCAGGTCGCGGACTGGTGGCGGCGGCGTGCGGCGATGCAACTGACGCTGGAGCAGGACGGTCCGCGCCTGTCAGGCGCGGACACCCGCGACGCGGTCATCCGGCCGGTGAGTGAAGAACCGTTGGCGGTCTGAGGAGTTTATCTGTGGCTCGCGCATTGATGATTGCTTACACCACGTACGTTCACGACGCTCGCGTCAAGCGCCATGCCCAGGCGCTAGCCGAACGCGGCGATCAGGTGGATTTGCTCTGTTTGCAAAATCCCCAGCAAGGGTTCGACCGCGGGGTCAACGTGATAGGTCTTCAGATCCGTCGCTACCGCGGTTCCAGCCGGGCCAGCTATCTGCGCAGCTACTTGCGTTTTTTCGCAGCCGCCACCATTCAGGCCGCGGTGCTCTCCAGGCGCCATCGCTACGATTTCGCGGTAGTCTGCACGATGCCCGATCTGGCGGTGCTATGCGCCCTGCCCGTGCGGCTAATGGGAAGCAAGCTCCTGCTCGACGTGCACGATACGATGCCCGAGCTGTACCGCGACAAATTCGGCGGCCGACGCGGGGCTCTGGGCGCCAAGTTGCTACACCTGGAGGAGCGCGTCAGCGCAGGCTTGGCCGACCGCGTGCTGGCGGTGCACGAACCTCATCGCCAGCGCCTGATCGCCGCCGGGATCGCTGCCCACAAGATAAGTGTAGTGCTCAACGTTCCCGACCCGCGGATTTTCGCCCCTCTGGTTCGCCCCGTTTACGAGCGCGAACGCTTTACCATCGTTTGTCATGGCACGATGGCACCACGGCTGGGAGTGGAGCTGGCCATTGAGGCAATCGCGCGTCTGCGCGAGCGCTTACCCACGGTACGCCTGCGGCTGATCGGAGGGGGGAACTATGTCGATGGGTTGCGCCAGCGCGTGAACCAGCGCGGGCTGGCGCCGTGGATTGAGTTTCACGCGCCGGTTCCCTTGGAGCAGCTGCCCGAGCTGCTCAATGAGGCCGACGTGGGGCTGGTACCGAATCGCAAAAGCAGCGCCACCGATCTGATGCTGCCAGTTAAACTGATGGAGTACGTTGCCCTGGGCATCCCGGTGATAGCCGCTCGCCTGCACACCATTCAATACTACTTCGATGACCAGGCAGTGCGTTTCTTCGCGCCTGGCGACGCCGACGGCCTCGCCGCGGCAATCGCCGAGCTGCACGCGCGGCCCGCGCTGCGCCAAAGCCTGGCCGAGCGCGCCTGCACCGTGCTGCGGCGGGTGAATTGGAGCGTGCAGCGCGAGCGCTATTACGAAGCGATCGATTCGTTGTTTCCTAACCGCCGGATAAACGCAGTGCCGGCGCCGAGCGAAGAAAGGAGAGTCTACGTTGAATAGCGGTAAAACTTTGGTGGTCGGGCTGGGTGAAGTTGGCGGCGCGCTGGCCGAAGTGCTCTCGCAACGCGAGCCGGTGCTGCGCCACGATCTGGAGCCGATGGAATTCGACGAGCCGATCGGGGTGATGCATCTGTGCTTCCCGTTCACGGACGCGGCCAAATTTCACGCCATCGCGCTCGACTACATCGCCAAGTTTCGGCCCGAGCTGACTATCGTCAACAGTACCGTACTGCCGGGTACCACGCGTACGCTGGCCGAGCGCAGCGGACAGGCGGTGGCCTACAGCCCGGTGCGGGGTAAGCACGCGAAAATGGTCCAGGACCTGCGTCACTATTTCAAATTCGTGGCGGCGTCCGATCCCCACACCGCCAGCTTGGCCGAAGAGCATTTTCAGAGCGCCGGCTTGAAGACCCGGCGCATGAACCAGATCGAGACCCTGGAGCTGGCCAAGCTGTGCGAAACCACCTACTTCGGCGTGCTGATCGCCTTCGCGCAGGAAGTTAATCGCTACTGTGAGCGGCTGGGCGGAGACTATTACGAGGCCAGCCAATTTTTCGAGGAGATCGATTTTCTCCCGCGTTGCCGCTACTTCCCCGGGATTATCGGCGGCCACTGCGTGTTGCCCAATATTGACCTGATGCTCCAAGTTGCCCCGGCGCCGCTGCTGGAGGCGGTGCGGGAGTCCAATCAGCGGCGCATCCGGGAGCTCGATCGTGACAGCGCCCCTAGCCGGTCGACCGGAACCAATGGCAATGGTGCGATGCTGACTCATCGGTGAGACGCACTGTGGCTTTCCGCGCTTGGCGGCGCAGATGGTCCTTGCGCGGACTGCCCGCGGTACGCTGTGCGCACGCGCTGGCAGAAGCGCCGGTCGACCGGGGCTCGCTTCGGTCCGAGCGCGAGGTCGGAATGGCTACTGGTTTGCATCCGCGTTCGATGAAACAGATTGCGCAAGAAGCGGCTGACAACCAAGCGGCTGTTTTGGAGAGGATGCCTTCGTATGCGCGTGGATAGTTCGCCGCAATGGCGCGATTTGCAAGAGTTGAGCGATGAGTACCGGCTGGATTTTCGCTTGCCCGAGCGCCGCCCGCTAGCCTTGATCCTGGATCGCCGCGCCGTGATGGCGATCGAAATGTGTCGCATTCTGGCCGCGAGTGGCTACGCCGTAGACGTCCTGGGCGAGGCCGGTTCGCCCGCGTTCCATTCGCGCTTCCTGCGTCAAGCGATGGTTTCGCCCCCGGTCCAGCTCAAGCAGGCTTTTCTTGCGCGGGTCAGCGAGGTGGTGGAGGAGGCGGACTACGACGCGATTTTTGTCTGCAACGAGGAAGTGCTCGAAGCCTTGCTCGACCTGCCCGCCGCCCGCCACTGGAGGGGGCTGGCGCTCACGCCGCCCGAGCAATTGCGTCAGGCGCTGAGCCGCAAGCAGATGCTGCGCGTGGCGGCGCAAGCCGGCGTGAGCACACCGCGCACGCTGGTGCCAGCCGATGAGGGTGAGCTTGAAGCGATGGCCTGGGAGTTGGGCTTTCCTCTGATCGTAAAGGGTGACCGCGGCGAGGCCGGCAACCACGTGCGGCTGGTCACGAGGCCTGCCGACTTGGCCGCGGCCTACGCGCAAATCGCTGAGTTGGAGCACGAGTTCGGTGCACCCTCGCTGCAGGAGTATGTGCGCGGACGGGCCTTTTCAGTGGGCGGTCTGTTCGATGGCGGAAGACCACTGCGTGTCTGTGCCCATCTCAAGCTGGCCGGTGTGCCGCCCCTGGGCGGCCTGACCGCCAAAGGCGTAACCATCAAGCTTCCCGGTTTGCTGGAGGCCGCCTTCGCGGTGTTCGAGGCGCTGTCCTACCGCGGACTGGGACATGCCGAATTCATCCAGGATGCGATGGGGCATTTCAAATTCCTCGAGGTTAATCCGCGCGTGTGGGGCACGCTGGC
This genomic stretch from Candidatus Binataceae bacterium harbors:
- a CDS encoding glycosyltransferase family 4 protein, translating into MARALMIAYTTYVHDARVKRHAQALAERGDQVDLLCLQNPQQGFDRGVNVIGLQIRRYRGSSRASYLRSYLRFFAAATIQAAVLSRRHRYDFAVVCTMPDLAVLCALPVRLMGSKLLLDVHDTMPELYRDKFGGRRGALGAKLLHLEERVSAGLADRVLAVHEPHRQRLIAAGIAAHKISVVLNVPDPRIFAPLVRPVYERERFTIVCHGTMAPRLGVELAIEAIARLRERLPTVRLRLIGGGNYVDGLRQRVNQRGLAPWIEFHAPVPLEQLPELLNEADVGLVPNRKSSATDLMLPVKLMEYVALGIPVIAARLHTIQYYFDDQAVRFFAPGDADGLAAAIAELHARPALRQSLAERACTVLRRVNWSVQRERYYEAIDSLFPNRRINAVPAPSEERRVYVE
- a CDS encoding ATP-grasp domain-containing protein — protein: MRVDSSPQWRDLQELSDEYRLDFRLPERRPLALILDRRAVMAIEMCRILAASGYAVDVLGEAGSPAFHSRFLRQAMVSPPVQLKQAFLARVSEVVEEADYDAIFVCNEEVLEALLDLPAARHWRGLALTPPEQLRQALSRKQMLRVAAQAGVSTPRTLVPADEGELEAMAWELGFPLIVKGDRGEAGNHVRLVTRPADLAAAYAQIAELEHEFGAPSLQEYVRGRAFSVGGLFDGGRPLRVCAHLKLAGVPPLGGLTAKGVTIKLPGLLEAAFAVFEALSYRGLGHAEFIQDAMGHFKFLEVNPRVWGTLAVSHYAGVDMLGTYAELARGGPVAPDLRYRAGVRFHRLLREARLIQRHPWSLPRVLADCCNPAIRSDFCWTDAAPHLAALSLRGKAWLRKPLFSRAPWVA